TCACAGGGAGTAAATGTAAAAATGCATTTCCTCAAAGAAGATGAAAGAAGTGAAACAGTAAAAGATATGCTTGAAAGTAAAGCAGTACTCATGGGAGTTCCAACATTATTCAACAAAGTATTCCCAAGTATAGCAGATGTATTATTATACACTGATGAATTACAGTTTGCAAGAACTGGAATCAAAAGACTAGGAGCAACATTCGGTTCATACGGATGGGGTGGAAACGGACCTGCATGGTTAAATGATAAAATGGCAGCAGCAGGATTTGAAATGGTTGACAATCTAGAAATCAACTATGTACCTACTGATGAAGAACTAGAAAAATGCTTCGATTTAGGAGTAAAAATTGCAGAAGAAATGAAAAAGATGTAAATATAACATATTTATATCCCCCTCACCTTCTTATAATAAATAAAACTATTTTATACAAATAATTTGTTTAAAAAATTAGAATTAATTTTATAATTACAAAATAAGTATTAATCTGATAATTATATTTAATTTAATAAAAATAAGATGATTTTAAAAAAAAAGAGTAAAAAGAAATTAATCTGCATCGTTTTCTAAAGTTTCTCTTTGTTTTTCTTTAATGATTTCCTCAATCATTGTATCAATAGTATTTGTTACCTCAATATTCTCGATAACCGGAGTGTTATGTTTATGAGCTTCTCCAACAATGTAATCATGTGTCTTTCTTATAGCTGAGAAGTTTTTAAGATATCTTTTTAATGGTCTGCGTGCCCATAATTGACGACACCTTGAATAAAATCTACTTTTATGTACTTCTTCATCAGATAATGATAAGACAAATAGATATACATTAGGTTTACTTAGTAATTCCTCGTTAACAAATCCTGGAACTATATGAACTCCTTCAATAACTATACTAATACCTTCCTTTAGAGCACGTTCTATTACACCAGTCAATCCTACATTTACAGTAGTAACATGATCCTTAAATCCGATTAAAGTTCTATCAAACTCTGGAGGTGCAGGTGTTGTAAGTGCATCTGCAGCTGTGTAACTTGATTCAAATAATGTTGGACATAATTCTTTAGAAACGATTTTTCTCATTACTTCCCTTACCATGTCAGTACTTAACATGTTTTTAATTCCAAGTCTGTTTGCTAATTCAAAAGAAATAGAGGATGTTCCTATTCCTGATGCTCCTCCTATCAATATTATTAACGGATCCTCAGACCTTCTGATTTCCTTCCATGTTAAGTATTTCTTTGCTAATAACGGATCTTCCTTTTCTAATCTTTCTTTTACTTTTTGAATTAAATCTGTTAATGAAATTACAGTAGTACCGTCTTCTTTGATTGATTCTTCTATTTCTGCTGCTATTTTGTATGCTCTTTCCGGGTCTACTTCTGAACGTGTCAATGATTTAGAGAGTATTCCTTTTGAAAATGGTTCTCGATATTTTTTTCCACCAATTTCACCTTCAACTAATAACATTCTTCACCGCCTTAGCTATTTTTTAATTAATAAATATCAATATTATATTTGATTATTATTTAATTTAAAGGTTATTATTTAGTTTATTAAAAATAACGGTTTAATGAAAATTTTTTATTGAATATAAAACAAGATAGAACGTAATAATATAAAATATGTAAAAATATTAGAACAAGTAATAATTATTAGTTAAAATAAGCTTATAAAAAAAATAAGAGTAATAGAATTTAAATTCTCATTACATCTATTCTACTTTTTCAAACATGTCTTTTGATGCACCGCATAAAGGACATTTCCAGTCATCTGGTAAATCCTCAAATAATGTTCCTGCATCAATTCCGTGGGCAGCATCTCCTTTTTCTGAGTCGTATACCCATCCACATAACATACATTTATATTGTACCATATTTTATCCTCCTAAATATTATTATACTAATAGGTTTTATTCTCTTTATTTATATAGTTAAAGTTTTTATTTTTAACCTTAATAATATTTTTAACAGTCTATGTATTTTAAATGAATATTCTTATTGTATATCTACAAAGATATTATATGCTAATTCCTTGTCTATGTTAACTTCTTTTGATTCAACTAATACATTAACAGGTCCATTTAAAGGTGTTGAATTCAACAAGGTGATTTCTGTCTCTAATGTAATGCCTAAATCTAATAATTTTTGTAATTTATCTTTGTCTCCTCTGATAAATTTTACTTTACCCCTTTGATTCGGCATCATGTTTCCCACAGCTATTAGATTTTCTATTCTTTTTGGTATTTCTGAGATATCAGATATCTGTGAACATTCATAACAGGTTGAAACGTTAAGGTTACATACTGGAATTACATTATGATCATCTGGGCACTGGTCTGGATAGTTGAGTAATTGACAGATTTTTCTTTCTGCCTCATCGGATAATGAATGTTCCATTGCACATGCCTGTTCATGTAAATCTTCTATATTAATTCCCAATATCTCATAGAGGAATGTTTCTAATAATCTGTGTTTACGTACAATGCTTCTTGCAATTTTATATCCTTTATCAGTAAGTTTAACTCCTTTATATTGGTAGTAGTTAACATAGCCCTCTTCTTCTAATTTTTTAAGCATCTGTGTTACACTACCTGGAGCTATGTCTAAATCTTTAGATATCTCCGTGGTTTTAGCCATGTTATCTTTAAGACTTTTTTTGTAGATTGTTTCAAGATATTCTTCTACATTTTCACTTATTTGTTTTCCATGCATTTTTTAACACATTCCACAAGATATATACTTAATTTATTATTGATATTCTACATCATTTTATTTGAATTTCTATATTACTATATTAAACAAATTCTATTATATATTTTTTAACTAATAATAGAAGTGAATATTATTCTATAGTAAAGATATACTGAACTAGAATTTATTCATAGAACTGCTTTCTTAGTTCTCTTCTAAGTAATTTCCAACCATTTACTCTTGGCAATGTATCTGTTGAGTATATTTTACGAGGTATTTTATATCTTGCAAGGTTTTTTCTTGCAAATTCTAGTAATCCGCTGACATCTTCCTCGTCTTTCCATATTACTGCTGCTACTGGTATTTCTCCTCTATGCTCATGAGGTATGCTGAATACTGCTATTTCATCTATTTTATCATATTGAAGCAATACTTCTTCTACTTCTGTTGGATATATCTTCCATCCTGACATGATTATCATATCTTTTTTACGGTCTGTGATAAATAATCTGTTATCATCATCAATATATCCGATATCACCACTTAAGAACCATCCATTTTCTAGGAATGTTTTCTTGTTTGCCTCTGGTTTATTCCAGTACCCTAGTGCTACTGATGGTCCACGTAATGCAATTTCTCCTGGCTTATTTCTTTCCATTTCAATTTCTGGGTCATCTGTATCCACAATTTTTATTTCACTAAAGCATACTGGATGACCTACACTTTCAAATCTATCAGCAAATGCATAGTCTTCCGGTCTTATTACAGTTCCTGTACCTATTACTATTGTTTCTGATGAACCGTAAGCATTTAGTACTGGTATTCCGTATTTTTTATAGAATTTCTTCCATATTTCCTTATGTAATGGTCCTCCACCTGATATTATGCTTTTTACTGTGTATAATTTATTTCCTACTAGTTCTGGATTAGATACTATGGAATGTATTACTGGCGGCATTCCTGTTGCATGTGTTACTTGATTTTTAAATATTATGTCAAGATATTCCTCGAATGTATACTTGTTTTTGGTTATGCATAGTGCTGCTGCTCTTAGTGCTGATATTGCCCATGATATTCCTACATGTGCCATTGGATATATACAGAACATGACACTGTTATGATCCATTTTCAGTACATCACATTCATTTTGTATTGCACTAAACCAGTTACCATGTGTTAGCATTGCACCTTTTGGTTTACCTGTTGTTCCACTAGTATATTGTAGTTGACATACATCATCCCAGCTTGTATTACATGCTTCCAGTATTGGTGCATCCTTATATTCATTCATGTTAGGCATTATATAGGAATCCACTGATAATTCATCCATTTCTTGGTCGGTTATTATTAGTTTTGCATCAGAGTCATCAATGAAGTATTGTAGTTCAGGAACTGTATATATCCTATTAGTTGGTACTGCAACAGCACCTATACGCCATAGTGCAAGAAAAGAAAATAGATATTCCGGACTGTTATCTAGATATATTAATACTCTATCTCCCCTTTCTATTCCTAAATCTATTAATCTTCTTCCTATTTCTGATATGATTCCTAGTATATCTCTTGAACTATATCTCATTTCTTCATCTATATTATAATATACTGGTTTGTCTAATCTACATGCATTAGCATCTAAAAAAGTCGTTATATTTATCATAAAAATAAGTTCCTTCCATTTATAATCTATTATTATATATCTAATTAATTTATATTAAGTTATACACATAATTATATTATAATAAATTATTTCTAAAAATTAGTATCTTTCTAACTATAGACTACAATGATAACATGAATGTAACAACAAGAATAATAAAGAATTCAGGGTTACTGATACTAGCTAGTATAATTAATAACTTAATGACCTTCATTCTAACACTATTTACAGCTAGATATCTTGGAACCTATGACTATGGTATTATATCATCAGCAACATCACTTGTTGGTGTTTTTGGTATATTTTGTGACCTCGGACTTGCAACATATGCTATACGGGAAGTGTCACGGGATAAACAGCGTACTAGCGTATACTTCGGTACAGTATTCTTCTTAAGGGTAGTGTTTTCACTGATAACACTAGGTATATATACAATATTCATACTGATGAGCCACTTTAATCCAGTGGAAACTGATGTAATGCTATTATTTGGTTTATACATGGTATTTAACTCATTAACATTATGTTTATACTCATTATTCCAGAGTAATGAGAAGATGGAATACCAGACAATAGGTAACGTGATTTATAGTGTATCAGTGCTGTTAATAATACTACTTCTAATATATATCCATGGAGATGTGAAAGTAGTAGCATCAGGATACCCTATAGCAATAGTATTATCATTTTCATACTCACTATACATCACATATAAACACTACCCTAGACTTAGCATATCATTAGATAAATCATTCATAAAGGAATTATTTGTCAAAGGAATACCATTTGGTATAACATCAGTATTCACATCAATATACTTCTGGATAGCTCTAATCCTGTTAACATTTCTATCAGGAAGCTATGCAGTGGGATTATTCAGCTCATCACAGAAACTACTGCTTGTATTCTCAGCTATATTCACATTAATATCAAATGCAATCTTCCCAGTAATGAGTGATTTATACATAAAAAACAGGGACGAACTAGCAAATGTATATCATAAACTAATGAAATATATGCTAATGCTAGGATTACCAATAGCAATAGGATCAGCAATATACTCAAAGGACATTATATACATAATCTATGGTAGTGAGTATGTGGTAGGAGCTAATGCTTTAACAATACTAATATGGGCTGGTGTTTTCATGTTCCTAAGCAGCACCTGTTCAACATTACTGGGAGCAATTAATAAGCAATTCACTGCTACAAAAATAGCTGCTATAGGTGCAATGTTCAGTGTAGTTCTAAATACGTTTATGATAATGAAATTTTCTTATATTGGTGCTAGTGTATCAACAGTATGCACAGAATTTGTGATATTATTATTAATGCTATTAACACTTAGAAGAACAGAGTACAGCATATCTCCACGTAAATCAGTTAAACCTGTGATACAAATAGTACTTGCTAATATTATTATGACAATAGCTATTGTTTATCCTCATTTAACTTTCCTGGCAGCTGTTCCTGTAGCTGCTATAGTATATGTTGTGGCTCTTCTAATTACTGGTGGAATTAATAGAGATGATCGTGAGATAGTCCTGGATTTTATTGATAAATTCAGAAATAGAAATAGATGAAAAAAAATAATATTGTTAGATAAAGATAGGATTTATATTCTTTACCTAATTTTCCGTTTTTCTACATTAAAGTGTAGTTTTTTTTATAATACTTTTTTTAGGATATTCAAATACGTTAATATTACTTTTTGTTAGGTGATAAATTAGGATAATTTAATTTATGAGCTTTTATTTAGTCATATTGTTAAATCATTACCTTATGTAATGAAAATAGTGGGAGTAGAGGTTGGGGGTTAGTATAATAAAATTGGTGATATAATACTTGCATATAATTAAATTCTATTCATAGTAGAGTTTTGATAACCAGTCAACACTAAGGTATCTTTCACCAGTATCTGCAAGTATTGCAACTATTGTTTTTCCTTTGTTTTCTGGTCTTTTAGCTACTTCTAATGCAGCGTGTACTGCTGCTCCTGATGATATACCTGCAAGTATACCTTCTTTTTGTGCTAATGCTATTGTACCGTTACCAGCATCTTCATCGGTTACTGTTATAATTTCATCGATTACGTCAAGATCTGTTGTTTCTGCTACAAATCCTGGGCTGATTCCCTGTATTTTATGTGAGCCTTTTTCTCCTCCACTGAGTACTGGGGATGATGCTGCTTCTACTGCTATTGCTTTGAAGTCTGGGTTTTCTTTTTTGATTGCTCTTGCAATACCTGTTACTGTTCCACCAGTTCCTACTGCTGATATTAGTATATCTACATTTCCGTCTGTGTCTTTTAGTATTTCTTGTCCTGTTAGTTTTTCGTGGATTTCTGGGTTTGCCTGGTTTTCGAATTGCTGTAGGATAATTGAGTTATCTATTTCATTGTTTAATCTTTCAGCTTCTTTGATTGCTCCTGGTATTCCGTCTGCTGCTGGTGTTAGTACTAGATCTGCTCCGAATATTTTTACGAGTTTTCTTCTTTCTATGGAGAATGATTCTGGTAATACTATTTTTAGTTTGTATCCTTTTGCTGCTGCTGCAAATGCGAGTGCTACTCCTGTGTTACCACTTGTTGGTTCGATTATTGTTGTATCTTTGTTTATTTTTCCTTTTTTCTCTGCATCTTCTATTAATGCTACTGCTACTCTGTCTTTTACACTGCTTACAGGGTTGAAGGATTCTACTTTTACTAGTACTTCTGCATCTATTCCTTCTGTTAATTTGTTTAATCTTACTAATGGTGTGTTTCCTATTGTTTCTGTTATATCATTTGCAATAGGCTTTTTGAGTATTTTTATATTTTCTATTGCCATGTTTTCACTTCCGTTTTTTATTTTTTCTTTTAGTATATTATTATTTTTATTTTGATTATTTTAAATT
This genomic interval from Candidatus Methanosphaera massiliense contains the following:
- a CDS encoding 2-phosphoglycerate kinase, translated to MLLVEGEIGGKKYREPFSKGILSKSLTRSEVDPERAYKIAAEIEESIKEDGTTVISLTDLIQKVKERLEKEDPLLAKKYLTWKEIRRSEDPLIILIGGASGIGTSSISFELANRLGIKNMLSTDMVREVMRKIVSKELCPTLFESSYTAADALTTPAPPEFDRTLIGFKDHVTTVNVGLTGVIERALKEGISIVIEGVHIVPGFVNEELLSKPNVYLFVLSLSDEEVHKSRFYSRCRQLWARRPLKRYLKNFSAIRKTHDYIVGEAHKHNTPVIENIEVTNTIDTMIEEIIKEKQRETLENDAD
- a CDS encoding rubredoxin, with amino-acid sequence MVQYKCMLCGWVYDSEKGDAAHGIDAGTLFEDLPDDWKCPLCGASKDMFEKVE
- a CDS encoding metal-dependent transcriptional regulator — its product is MHGKQISENVEEYLETIYKKSLKDNMAKTTEISKDLDIAPGSVTQMLKKLEEEGYVNYYQYKGVKLTDKGYKIARSIVRKHRLLETFLYEILGINIEDLHEQACAMEHSLSDEAERKICQLLNYPDQCPDDHNVIPVCNLNVSTCYECSQISDISEIPKRIENLIAVGNMMPNQRGKVKFIRGDKDKLQKLLDLGITLETEITLLNSTPLNGPVNVLVESKEVNIDKELAYNIFVDIQ
- a CDS encoding class I adenylate-forming enzyme family protein produces the protein MINITTFLDANACRLDKPVYYNIDEEMRYSSRDILGIISEIGRRLIDLGIERGDRVLIYLDNSPEYLFSFLALWRIGAVAVPTNRIYTVPELQYFIDDSDAKLIITDQEMDELSVDSYIMPNMNEYKDAPILEACNTSWDDVCQLQYTSGTTGKPKGAMLTHGNWFSAIQNECDVLKMDHNSVMFCIYPMAHVGISWAISALRAAALCITKNKYTFEEYLDIIFKNQVTHATGMPPVIHSIVSNPELVGNKLYTVKSIISGGGPLHKEIWKKFYKKYGIPVLNAYGSSETIVIGTGTVIRPEDYAFADRFESVGHPVCFSEIKIVDTDDPEIEMERNKPGEIALRGPSVALGYWNKPEANKKTFLENGWFLSGDIGYIDDDNRLFITDRKKDMIIMSGWKIYPTEVEEVLLQYDKIDEIAVFSIPHEHRGEIPVAAVIWKDEEDVSGLLEFARKNLARYKIPRKIYSTDTLPRVNGWKLLRRELRKQFYE
- a CDS encoding flippase translates to MNVTTRIIKNSGLLILASIINNLMTFILTLFTARYLGTYDYGIISSATSLVGVFGIFCDLGLATYAIREVSRDKQRTSVYFGTVFFLRVVFSLITLGIYTIFILMSHFNPVETDVMLLFGLYMVFNSLTLCLYSLFQSNEKMEYQTIGNVIYSVSVLLIILLLIYIHGDVKVVASGYPIAIVLSFSYSLYITYKHYPRLSISLDKSFIKELFVKGIPFGITSVFTSIYFWIALILLTFLSGSYAVGLFSSSQKLLLVFSAIFTLISNAIFPVMSDLYIKNRDELANVYHKLMKYMLMLGLPIAIGSAIYSKDIIYIIYGSEYVVGANALTILIWAGVFMFLSSTCSTLLGAINKQFTATKIAAIGAMFSVVLNTFMIMKFSYIGASVSTVCTEFVILLLMLLTLRRTEYSISPRKSVKPVIQIVLANIIMTIAIVYPHLTFLAAVPVAAIVYVVALLITGGINRDDREIVLDFIDKFRNRNR
- the cysK gene encoding cysteine synthase A, translated to MENIKILKKPIANDITETIGNTPLVRLNKLTEGIDAEVLVKVESFNPVSSVKDRVAVALIEDAEKKGKINKDTTIIEPTSGNTGVALAFAAAAKGYKLKIVLPESFSIERRKLVKIFGADLVLTPAADGIPGAIKEAERLNNEIDNSIILQQFENQANPEIHEKLTGQEILKDTDGNVDILISAVGTGGTVTGIARAIKKENPDFKAIAVEAASSPVLSGGEKGSHKIQGISPGFVAETTDLDVIDEIITVTDEDAGNGTIALAQKEGILAGISSGAAVHAALEVAKRPENKGKTIVAILADTGERYLSVDWLSKLYYE